Within Nicotiana tabacum cultivar K326 unplaced genomic scaffold, ASM71507v2 Un00073, whole genome shotgun sequence, the genomic segment GATCTGACATTTTGGTTCTTCCTAGAacttttactgctttataatGCATGTGAAATAAACCTGTGGATTATACCAAGAGGTTACTTATATTAAATTTGAATAATTCGCGGCGTTGTTTAATTCTGTTTTCCTCCTTCCTTCTTCTCCTCGGCAATTAAAATGGAATTAGGTTCCTCTTTATTGTTAAGAAAAAGGGCAGCTGttgcactaagctcctgctatgcgTGTCCTCTTTATTGttaaaaaatggatagagttttATATCTTTACACCATTCTACAGAGATGGTTGATGCAATGAAAAAGGTTGCAAATATGGATGTTGAATTGACTGTGGAGGAGAGGAATTTGCTTTCTGTTGGATATAAGAATGTTGTTGGTTCGAGGAGAGCATCATGGAGGATCTTATCCTCTATTGAGCAGAAGGAAGAGTCAAGAGGAAACGAGCTGAGTGCTAAACGGATCAAGGAGTACCGGCATAAGGTTGAGAAGGAGCTAACTGACATTTGCAGTGATATCATGACTGTTATCGATGAGCATCTAATTCCCTCATGTCCTGCTGGTGAATCATCTGTGTTTTACTACAAGATGTGAGGGCTTTTGCATTAATCAGTTTGAGTGGAAAATATTGTATTTGGTGACATGGGAAGTCCTAAACTTCAGTGTTTGTTCATTTGGTTTATCTTTGCATACAGGAAAGGGGATTATTATCGCTATCTTGCAGAGTTCAAAACTGGTACCGATAAGAAAGAGGTGTCTGATCTTTCATTGAAGGCGTATCAGGTAATAATTGCTTGCACTTAGCTTCTCAAATATGTTGGTACATATAAGAGACCTGTGTTCTCCCCTTTTGCTTTGGGCTAATTGCTTTTTATGCAAGAACCGATCACATCTCCTGCTTGCTTGTCCATATTGGAAGACTTAAATTCAGGCTTTTGACCTTTAAAGTAGCTTGCTATTTTCTTTAAAACTGCATTAAATGGATCACTCATATATAGAGCTGTATCCTCTGACTGGAGATTGAGTTCTTTAATGCAAGAGAGACTGTGGACTCTTTTGAGCGGCAAACTTCACGGATGTCAAAGTTGGATGGGTGTTATTGGTAGAAGTACCTTTAGTTGGATTGTACTACACATGATAAATATCCTTTTGTTTGTTCTTCCTGGATGCAATGAGGGTTTAGGAGGATCCTGGACGAGGGggttatttttttagaaatatttaAAATTTGTTTTTGGCCTTACTGTTATTCAGTGGAATACCTTTCACTTTTACTTGATCTGAACATTGTTTGATTTACTTGTTAGTTTAGTTGTTTTTACTCACTTTTCACTAAAAGCATATATGTGTAGACGGTTGAGGGGAGAGGAGGTTGTTTTTGTTGGTTGAATTAAAACTTGATTTGCACACAGAGAGTTTGCTTCAACGAATTAGTTTATGACATAGAGCTAATTATTGTTCTTGTGGTTTAGCTATGGTGAAATCCTTTAGTGATTGGTTGTTTCCTGCTGTGCAATGATAAGTTTTAACTTCGAGTTATTTGGTAATGATAACAGTGCTAGCGGAGAAGCTAACAGATATACAATCCAATACCATTGATGAGAATCTAGAATGTGACATATTGGTTACAGCCTACAACTTTGGGCATTAACCGTTGCCACATGAGCAAATGCTCCTTTATATATTCTTGTTTCTTTTGACTTCACGATGCAGCACACAGCATAAAAGTGATACCCCCTTCCTGTTTTGTAATCTTTAATCTCTTTCACGGACAAGTACATTTTGTATCCCATGTTTTGGTACTTGGGTGTTGCAAAGCAAACATCTTTTGCATAAAAGTATGATGTCATTGTAGGAGTCTACTTAATGTTGTTATTTCAAGTTCTTAACATTACAAACATGATGCGTAGCCTCTTTTCTCATCCTTTTCTACCTTTTCATCTCTCCATGTTTGATTATAGTTGGTTATGATTACATAACACGTGAATCTATGTTTATCTAGTTCTACTTattattcctactaaatctcgtgTGCAGTCAGCTACAACAACTGCTGAGGCTGAATTACCACCTACACATCCCATTAGGTTGGGTTTGGCTTTGAATTTCTCTGTTTTCTACTATGAGATCCTGAACTCTCCTGAGAGGTCTGTCTTTCGTCTTTCTGAATTATCACTTTCTTGAAGTCTATTCGCAATCTATATGTAATCTCAGCTGATTAATAATCTGTTTTCTCCAGGGCATGCCACCTTGCAAAGCAGGCTTTTGATGAAGCAATATCAGAGTTGGATAGCCTGAATGAGGATTCCTACAAAGATAGCACCTTGATTATGCAGCTTCTTAGGGACAATCTCACCTTGTGGACTTCTGATATTCCAGAGGATTCAGGTATACGTCAAGTCATATTCTCAATTTGCCTTGATATTTTTGTATAGTCTACAACTTGTGGGTGCGGATTCAGTTGGCTTGTTATGATTGCTAGCATAATGCACtcttctctcttttatttttaattttctgtttaaggCTGAAACTACTTTCATTGGGTTTTGTTTGAACTTTCTGACAGCCCTTTCTGGTATATTTGCCATAGTTGTTGAATATTATGGACAGTAACTTGTCAATCAAAGATATCAGATATCGTCAGGAATACCAATTCATTTTCAACATGACATTTCAGAATTTTGGAGTGCTGTTGTTTATTTTCGGGGAAAAAGGAATCCAACCAGTCTAAAAAGTTTGAGGATTTTTTTTGAGATGAAAGTTTGAGGATTTTCTTTTTCATGCTACATCCAATGATTTGTCGGACATAGGATAATCTAGTGGGAAAGGGATTGTACAAATGTTTCATACTTTTGTTATCTTTTGATCGAGGATGGGATGAGATACTTctctttctcaaaaaaaaaaaagtgagatTGGGATTACTGCAACTAGTAGGTTAAGACTTTCAATGTTCTAGGATTCGCCAATTGTATTCTTTGCAAGGCTTCAGCTTAAATGTCACAGATGTTCCTGCTTGTATTGAGGTGGTGAGTTGTCATCTTTTTGTTTTAACATTCTTCAACCGAAATGACTTTGAAGAGGGATTATAATCACAGCGCAACCGATATTTTGATGCTGATAAGGCCATAACAAATAGGTTCTCTATGACAGTATAGAAACTCGGTTAGAAGAATACAATGCCTTTTCTAACATTTAGAAGATATTGGCTTTCTAATTATTCTTGTTGTATTTTCTGTTTTCCCTTCTCAACAGAAGATGCCCAAAAGGGAGATGCAGCCACAAGCAAAGCAGGAGGCGAGGGTGCCGAGGTGGGTTTCTTCGTACATCTTTCTGGTCCTTCAttcaaataaatatttgtttttcaCCACTCTTTGAGTAGTTGACTTTCCGACCCATTCCGAACCATATCTTTTCTTATACTTTTGCAGTGACGGGACAACATATTAGAGCCTACTATGTTATTTAAGGGAGGAGGATGATCACCCAGGGGATGCTTGTTCATTAGGGTCCTTATAAATACTTATTTTATGGGCGTGTCTTGTTATAGTTTGTTTACATATCAGTTTGAAGTCTTTATGTGGTCAGATTTTGCATCCCAGTGCTATTTCCTCCCCTAATCGTGAGGTGTTCAGTCTTTTAGTTGATTGGTTTGGTCTATAGGTGGTTTTATTTTTCAGATGACTGCCGCAGCCAAATGGAGGATTCGGTGTTTGTTTGTCCTCTCAACCTTCGTTATCtaaatttcaccaaatttttaATATATATCTTGCCTTTTTAGTTTAGTTGGTGCATAGGCTATTGACTTCTTCTCAAATGTCGTAGAATGAAGGTTGCTGGCGTTTCTATGGGTCTCTATTTGCCACTGCGGCAGCTTCTATTCAATTCGAAATCTCTGAATTGAGTTGACAGGACATTAGCCAAAATATTTCACGTCAACAAGTTGGTGAATTGTTGAatgttgatttggtcatttggtgtAAGCTCCTTGCTTGTGTTAAACCACCTGGGGTCCCGTTGGCCCTCCCTTCCTACTTCATTAACAAAAGGAATAACGATGGAAGACGAGTTCCAAGTTTTTAAAATGCAAACGAGGACAAGTTGTTTGAGATACGAAGATAACCACGGGAAAGCAGATTCATAATGGTTTTTTCGATCAAGCTCTTTGCTCGTAAATGGGAGTTTTGGCCAGCTGGATCAACAGTCGCACTGCGAGGGAAGCAAATACGATTAGATATCCTAGTTATCTTGGCCGATAACATTCGGCAAAATAAAAAGAGCAGCTCGGTGCATTAAGCTCTCGCTATGCGTGGGGTCCGGGAAAGAgctggaccacaagggtctattgtatgcaaccttaccctgcatttttgcaagaggttgtttacagtaaaaatagcatgggctagtcagttttcagactgatcattcaaaaatagccaacgtttgtaaagtcattgaaaaatagccactattttgctgcaacacgaaaagttctaacataatatattggagatcgattcacctgtgtatgaactttcagcatattatgctggaactctaacACGCGGAAAGTTCTGATGCTCCAAtctccggtatattatgctggatcggtataatatattggaacttatactggagtatttttttctgattttgaacagtgttttcgttcaaatttatctttacatgaaaagtgattaaatttcgattacttttgaagcTGTGACTATTTTTATTTTCCCTGTTTACGCAGCTCAACCCGGAATGAAACGGTCAATTGCTGCGCCTTAATCAATCTTCGAGTGAACAACCTAGTTGCAAAAAACTATCTCGGGCTTTGAATGACATTTTATTCTTAGCCACAACTTATTCGTTGATTCTCAAATTAGGACTTTGAGTTAGTTCCAGCCAAGCTTATCCTGGTGATAAATAGATGGTCGTATAAGGAAATATAATTCCAGCATAAAATTTGGTATAACTAATACAACATTTAATTTAGGTATAATACTCAGCATACCTAATGAGTCTTTTTTACTTGGCCGcataaggaaataaaaaaaaaatcctcaTAACTAATACAATATTGATTTGCAATATAAAATTATTTGTTACAACAACATACCTCTAATAATTTCTAAATTGTTTATTTATCCTAATAATATATACATTTTATTCATTACATATAATAATTCGTGCCATGTACATGTTTTCACAAAAATAATTTCGTCGAACATTTGGCATCATGCATTAGACTTATAGCATGTTTCGCCAAGCTTTTCCAATTCTAGAAGTacttttttttcaaagaaaattagttttttttccaaagttgaagtgtttggccaatcttttggaagaaaaaaagtacttttaaggaGAATCAGAAAAAGATAGCTTCTCTTTAAAAAcacttttttgaaaaacacttttgagaaaaatacacttagaagtaatttttaaaagcttgaccaaacattAATTActgctcagaagtgtttttcaaattaattagtcaaacataaACTATTTCTAACCAAAAgtaattttaagaaaaaatatgtTTCAAACTAAAGTGATTTTTTTCTTGGCCAAACAGGATATTAAGTAGTTAACAAACCTCAGAAAAGACAGAGTAGACGTTTATCACTAGAAATATAGAACGTACACGTGTTCACTTCCCGTTGGTCCAGTaggattttgagattttgatacTCTTTCAATTCAAACCACAAAGAAGAAATGGCAATAATTTTCAACCAAAACTCTCTTTCGCGCTCGCACCAAGAATTAGCAAATGGCATTCAGCTTCAAGCTTGACACTGTGAATCCCATTTTCTTCACCATAACTAAATCTCCAATAAGAAGAAACCGTAGTGTGTTGGCCTTTAAGTTGTCAGCTTCTTCAAGTGGAAATGCACAAATTGCAGAGGCATTTGAGGAAGGACAACTTGAAAGGCCTCGTTGGACAGGGGAAACCCCACTTTCACGTCTAGTTGGAGCTCTTATTTCCTTCAAACCGCTCTTCTCTATACTCAAACTTGGTGCCAGACAAGTTTTTATAAGGTCCTCCCACTTTTACATTCGCTAtttcttttgttgaatttttgtgAATTATCTTAAAATTTAATCCGTTCAAGAAGGACagttttttcttttggttttccaCCCGGTATTGGGTACCTGGGGTGCGACTATGTTCGGATTTGCACTAAGAAGTCCCCCATGTTGTGAAAGCTGAATATATAGAGAGTGATTaaatcacaactactatatctaataaatagtaaatgagacaataataaaaagaacaccagaaattaacgaggttcagcaaaatttgatttttgcctagtcctcggacacaatcaactcaaactttatttcactccaaaaatataaGTGAAATACTACAAGAGAGAAATAAGATTCAAATGCCTCAGGATgagataagaaggcaagtgagagatGTTTACAAATGAACAAAACCCTTGCTATTTATAGAAGAGAAATTGCCTTAATAATGTCATACAAGACATCATATTAAGTGTGATCATgcaatgtaaatgcatgaaaaatgcatttaccaatttcttccaaaaaagGGGCTTCAAATGTTCACACTAGTTCGCATTAATGttgtcaaattcaacaaatcCACCTTGGCAAGATTccaacttttcaattttctctcagtaataaattttgattgtgtcttcaacttcaatcttcaaagttcaacaatgttgaaacttgattaCAGTCACTACTTTTGTTAGCATATCTGCAGGTTTGTCTGTAGTCCGAATTTTCTGCaccatgactccaccttcttctataatATCTCGTACAAAGTGAtatcgaacatcaatgtgcttcgtccttgcatgataaacttggttctttgctaattggataacactctgactatcacaaaatagtgtgatgttttcttgaccaatactaAGCTCTCTAAGCaacccttgaagccaaattgcctcctttatAGCCTCCGTAATTGTCATGTACTCTGCCTCAGTAGTAGACAAAGCAAccgttgactgcaaagtagatttccaactaactggtgcattTGCAAAAGTGaaaacataaccagtagttgatctacACTTGTCCAAATCACCTGCATAAtccgagtcacaatatccaaccagATATCTTCCTGCTCAAATATCAATCCAACATCTACAATATTacgaatataccgtagaatccatttcacagcttgccaTTGCTCCTTTCCTAGATCATGCATATACCTGCTTACAACTCCGATAGCATGTGAAATATCAggtcttgtgcaaaccattgcatgcATTAAGCTACCAACGACATTCACATATGGCACTCTTGACATATATTCTCGTTCAGTTTCATTCTTCGGCGACGTAGCAGCACTAAGCTTAAAGCGAGGAGCAAGAGAAGTGCTAACCGACTTCCTGTTCTCGTTCATGCCAAATCGATCTATTACTCTCTTCAAGTATTCTTTCCGAGATAGATAGAGTTTCTTTGAATGTCTATCTCTTTTTATCTttatgccaagaattttcttcgcctcacccaaatcctttaTCTCAAACTCCTTtcttagttgaatcttcaacttctcaatttcttcttgacttttggaagctatcaacatatcatcaacgtataggagaagatatatgaAGGATCCATCTTCAAGCTTGCGCAATTACACACAATGATTGTATTTGCTTCTTCTGTACTTCTgtcgcaacataaacttgtcaaatagTTTGTActattgtctagaagattgtttcaatccgtacaacaatttttcaagtttgcacaccatattttcctttCCAGCAACTTTAAATCCTTCAGGCTGAGTTATATAGATTTCTTCTTCCAAGtctccatgtaaaaatgcagtttttacatctaactgaactagttccaaattcaactgtgctaccaaagccaacaaaaCTCTAGTGGAGGAGTGTTTCACGACTGAGAAAACACCTCATTATAATCAATTCCCTTTGAGCGTATCCTTTGGCCaacaatcttgctttgtagcgaacatcttcttggttaggaaatccttctttctttgtaaatacccatttgcacccaattgctttcttttccttcgggagattggccaatttccatgtgcgattctgatgaagggactgcatttcttcattcatggctATGCTTCatttatcttcttctgaactttggactgcgtctttataagtggtaggaataccatcagctacaattgaggctgCACAAgccaccgtctctatgagacgaacaggtttctttattgttctttttggcttgctagttgctattgattcaagttgctgttgaggttcctgagttggaatctcccccTCTACTGGCTCTACTTTCAGAGGAAAATCTTTTGTTGTTTCCTTGTTTTCTCCCTGTGTTGGGAAAATTAATTTTCCCTCAAACCACCTGCTTTGAAACATCATCAatttgtttgacatcttcaactgtcacTTATCTGTTACGGCAGATTcgtcaaaggtaacatctctgctgaatataattttccttgtCTCTAAACACCATaagcggtatcctttgactccagaaatAATTACCATAAATATAGCTTTCTTTGCtctcggatccaattttgactctttcacatgatagtatgcaattgagccaaatACATGCAAAAAATTATAATCTTCAgtaggttttccataccatttttcaaatggtgtcttgcctcCAATAGCGGCAGATgatagacgattaatgaggtgacatgcatatgttATTGCCTcaacccaaaattctttgcccaagccagcattggacaacatacgcCGAACCTTCTCCAGCAAAGTTCGGTTTAtgcgttctgccactccattctgttgtggtgtatttctgacagtgaagtgtctcAAAATGCCATCATCTTCACAAAGCTTATTGTAAAGATCATTTTTGTGTTCTCCACCGTTATCTGTGCGGAGACACTTTATCTTTCTGCCTGTTTTAGTCTCCATCATcgccttccatttgagaaaaattcccagtaCCTCATCTTTGGTTTTCATAGTATACACCCACACatttcgggaaaaatcatcaataaaggtTACAAACTAGTGTTTCCCAcctaatgaaggtgttttggaagcaccccaaacatcagagtgaaCATAATCCAAAATATCTTTAGTATGATGGATATCTattccaaatttaacccttgtctgtttttccttgacacaatgctcacaaaattccaaattgcaagtctttactccttttaacattCCTTGATGTGATaaattttcaaggattttcctcagcatgtcccaagcgcatgtgccatagcttggttgcttctgcctccttgtcatcactggatgtcactgttgctgtcccaataactgtactaccgtgATAGTGGTACATGTTATTATTTCGCCGAAttcccttcattaccactagtgcaccagagCATATTCTCATTATCCTATTTTCTGCAATGACTTTGAACCCCTTTGACTCTAGGGCTCCTACagaaatgagatttttcttcaattctggTACGTATCGAACAtttgttaatgttctgatcaatcCATCATGGTTTCTTAATCGGATTGAACCAACACCATATGTGGTAAGAGGATTGTTATTTGTGGTGTGAATAACTCCACATTATCCTTCTTGAAAATCAACGAACCAATCCCGGTTGGGatacatatgatagctacaagttGAATCCAACAACCATATGTCACATGGTTTGAA encodes:
- the LOC107768942 gene encoding 14-3-3 protein 9-like isoform X2, with product MASSKERENCVYIAKLAEQAERYDEMVDAMKKVANMDVELTVEERNLLSVGYKNVVGSRRASWRILSSIEQKEESRGNELSAKRIKEYRHKVEKELTDICSDIMTVIDEHLIPSCPAGESSVFYYKMKGDYYRYLAEFKTGTDKKEVSDLSLKAYQSATTTAEAELPPTHPIRLGLALNFSVFYYEILNSPERACHLAKQAFDEAISELDSLNEDSYKDSTLIMQLLRDNLTLWTSDIPEDSDAQKGDAATSKAGGEGAE
- the LOC107768942 gene encoding 14-3-3 protein 9-like isoform X1, yielding MASSKERENCVYIAKLAEQAERYDEMVDAMKKVANMDVELTVEERNLLSVGYKNVVGSRRASWRILSSIEQKEESRGNELSAKRIKEYRHKVEKELTDICSDIMTVIDEHLIPSCPAGESSVFYYKMKGDYYRYLAEFKTGTDKKEVSDLSLKAYQSATTTAEAELPPTHPIRLGLALNFSVFYYEILNSPERACHLAKQAFDEAISELDSLNEDSYKDSTLIMQLLRDNLTLWTSDIPEDSEDAQKGDAATSKAGGEGAE